Proteins encoded in a region of the Sulfitobacter albidus genome:
- a CDS encoding mannitol dehydrogenase family protein: MVGVSLRSATVRDGLAAQDFAYDLVVQGQGAKRIEVLRDVLVAPEDPGAVLEAMQEAQIISATVTEKGYHLDTGGQLNLTDPSIAADVAGQGPSTLIGLLARHLATRSTPLTVLSCDNRTGNGAVLRAAVARFSQAAGLKIDWAAVRFPNAMVDRITPATTDALRRAQGDPMAVPTEPFREWVIEDDFAGPRPVWPGVQFVADVAPHELRKLRMLNGAHSLMAYAGLVRGHTFVHEAVADPQIRAQIGAFMDDAGRTLPVSVRDEAPAYARALIARFENEEIRHRLEQIAMDGTQKLPYRLVAPLREGATAAAGGIAAWLEFCAAEVARGAC; this comes from the coding sequence GTGGTGGGGGTCAGTCTGCGTTCGGCAACCGTGCGTGACGGGCTTGCGGCACAGGATTTTGCCTACGATCTGGTCGTACAGGGGCAAGGAGCCAAGCGCATTGAGGTGCTGCGCGACGTTTTGGTCGCGCCCGAGGATCCGGGGGCGGTACTCGAGGCGATGCAGGAGGCTCAGATCATCTCGGCGACGGTGACCGAAAAGGGATATCACCTGGATACAGGCGGTCAGCTGAACCTCACTGACCCGTCGATCGCTGCAGATGTGGCCGGGCAGGGGCCGAGTACGCTGATCGGATTGCTTGCCCGGCATCTTGCGACCCGGTCCACACCACTCACGGTGCTGAGCTGTGACAATCGGACGGGCAACGGCGCGGTATTGCGCGCTGCGGTCGCGCGGTTTTCGCAGGCCGCTGGGCTCAAGATCGACTGGGCCGCGGTGCGCTTTCCGAATGCGATGGTCGACCGGATCACACCCGCGACGACCGATGCGCTGCGTCGCGCGCAGGGAGATCCGATGGCCGTCCCTACCGAGCCTTTCCGTGAGTGGGTGATTGAGGATGATTTTGCCGGCCCCCGCCCCGTCTGGCCAGGGGTGCAGTTTGTGGCCGACGTCGCCCCGCACGAGCTGCGCAAGTTACGGATGCTGAACGGAGCCCATTCGCTTATGGCCTATGCGGGTCTGGTGCGGGGACACACCTTTGTGCACGAAGCGGTCGCTGATCCGCAGATCCGGGCGCAGATCGGGGCGTTTATGGACGACGCCGGGCGGACCCTGCCGGTGTCGGTGCGGGATGAGGCGCCTGCCTACGCGAGGGCGCTGATTGCGCGGTTTGAAAATGAAGAGATCCGGCACCGGCTGGAGCAGATCGCGATGGATGGCACGCAAAAGCTGCCATATCGGCTGGTCGCCCCGCTGCGCGAGG
- the uxaC gene encoding glucuronate isomerase, whose product MAVDAAEIYDGIRTLPIVSPHGHCDPAWFADDRKFANPAELLVIPDHYVFRMLYSQGVDLAQLGIGAPGEGADPREVFRLFAHHWDLFLGTPSRIWIEHVLHRTLGIEERLSAQTSDTIYDLIDALLMQPDHRPRALFDRFGIEVLATTDGALDPLTHHAAIAQSDWGGRVIPTFRPDSVLDPLHDGFMDNLAGLETQTGCDLGQFEGYLEALRQRRAFFAAHGATATDHAVEQIRTEWLPEPETLYQRVRAGTADAQEASAFYGHMLIEMAQMSVEDGLTMQIHAGSRRNTNMALKRQFGPDTGADMPIAVDWVRGLGPLLNRVGNTPGLRIILFTLDESTYARELAPMAGHWPALRIGPPWWFHDSPAGIARYFDRVVETAGYHNLAGFNDDTRAFLSIPARHDLWRRAVAEHLAQQCTRGAFGRDDAERLARLLAVDLARDVYGLAR is encoded by the coding sequence ATGGCCGTTGATGCGGCAGAAATCTACGACGGTATTCGCACGCTTCCCATCGTGTCGCCGCACGGGCATTGCGATCCCGCGTGGTTTGCGGATGACCGCAAGTTCGCGAACCCGGCGGAGCTTTTGGTCATTCCGGATCACTACGTGTTTCGGATGCTTTATTCGCAGGGTGTTGATCTTGCTCAACTGGGTATCGGCGCGCCGGGGGAGGGGGCCGATCCACGCGAAGTCTTCCGTCTGTTTGCCCACCACTGGGATTTGTTTCTGGGAACGCCGTCGCGCATCTGGATCGAACATGTTTTGCACCGGACGCTGGGCATTGAAGAGCGGCTTTCGGCGCAGACCAGCGATACAATCTATGACCTGATCGACGCGCTCTTGATGCAACCCGATCACCGGCCCAGAGCATTGTTTGATCGGTTCGGGATAGAGGTTCTGGCCACCACCGATGGTGCGCTTGACCCGCTTACCCATCACGCGGCCATTGCGCAGAGCGATTGGGGCGGTCGGGTCATCCCGACGTTTCGCCCCGATAGCGTCTTGGATCCGCTTCACGACGGATTTATGGATAATCTTGCCGGGTTAGAGACGCAAACGGGCTGCGATCTGGGCCAGTTCGAGGGCTATCTTGAGGCGCTGCGACAGCGGCGTGCGTTTTTTGCCGCCCATGGGGCGACGGCGACGGATCACGCCGTGGAACAGATCCGCACAGAATGGCTGCCGGAGCCAGAGACGCTGTACCAGCGCGTACGGGCCGGGACAGCCGATGCGCAGGAGGCGTCAGCATTCTACGGCCATATGTTGATCGAAATGGCGCAGATGTCGGTTGAGGACGGGCTGACGATGCAGATCCATGCAGGCAGCAGGCGGAATACGAATATGGCTCTAAAGCGCCAGTTCGGGCCAGATACCGGCGCGGATATGCCTATTGCGGTCGATTGGGTGCGCGGGTTGGGTCCGTTGCTGAACCGTGTCGGGAACACGCCCGGTTTGCGGATCATCCTCTTTACCCTTGATGAGAGCACCTACGCGCGCGAGCTGGCGCCGATGGCCGGTCATTGGCCCGCCTTGCGGATCGGGCCGCCATGGTGGTTCCACGACAGCCCCGCCGGCATCGCGCGGTATTTCGACCGGGTGGTCGAGACGGCGGGATATCACAATCTTGCGGGGTTCAATGACGATACCCGTGCCTTCCTGTCGATCCCGGCGCGCCATGATCTTTGGCGCCGTGCCGTGGCTGAACATCTGGCCCAGCAATGCACGCGCGGCGCCTTCGGTCGTGACGATGCGGAGCGTCTGGCACGATTGCTCGCCGTTGATCTGGCCCGCGACGTCTACGGGCTTGCCCGCTGA